Proteins co-encoded in one Mycobacterium mantenii genomic window:
- a CDS encoding SPFH domain-containing protein, translating to MIILYALAAAFGLGVLWLGTNVRVVKQFERGVVFRFGRAQTGVRGPGLTMLIPIADRLKKVNMQIITMPVPAQDGITRDNVTVRVDAVIYFKVADPVRVVVDVQDYVSAIGQVAQTSLRSIIGKSDLDDLLCNREGLNQGLELMIDSPAVGWGIHIDRVEIKDVVLPDSMKRSIARQAEAERERRARVITADGELQASEKLAQAAETMAVHPAALQLRLLETVVEVAAEKNSTLVLPFPVELLRFLERATPQASGSRDDEAAMPSTGAAASKTEMSKLDEPQIPEDASGLEVDTRIAGRYSD from the coding sequence ATGATCATCCTTTACGCATTGGCCGCAGCGTTCGGCCTTGGTGTGCTCTGGCTGGGCACAAACGTTCGGGTCGTCAAGCAATTCGAACGAGGCGTCGTCTTTCGTTTCGGACGTGCGCAAACCGGGGTCCGTGGGCCGGGGCTCACGATGCTGATTCCGATCGCCGATCGCCTCAAGAAGGTGAACATGCAGATCATTACGATGCCGGTCCCCGCCCAGGATGGCATCACGCGCGACAACGTGACCGTGCGTGTGGATGCTGTCATCTATTTCAAGGTTGCGGATCCGGTGCGTGTGGTTGTCGACGTACAGGACTATGTGTCCGCTATTGGCCAGGTCGCGCAGACATCGCTGCGTTCAATCATCGGCAAAAGCGACCTGGACGACCTACTCTGCAACCGCGAGGGTCTCAATCAGGGACTGGAGTTGATGATCGACAGCCCCGCGGTGGGCTGGGGTATTCACATCGACCGCGTGGAAATTAAGGATGTAGTACTGCCGGATTCGATGAAGCGGTCGATCGCGCGCCAAGCCGAGGCGGAGCGTGAGCGGCGCGCTCGGGTTATCACCGCTGACGGTGAACTACAGGCGTCTGAAAAACTGGCCCAAGCGGCCGAGACGATGGCCGTGCACCCGGCTGCGCTTCAGTTGCGGCTCTTGGAAACCGTGGTCGAGGTCGCCGCGGAGAAGAACTCGACCCTGGTGCTTCCCTTCCCCGTCGAACTGCTCCGGTTTTTGGAACGAGCAACACCGCAAGCATCCGGGAGTCGGGACGACGAAGCCGCTATGCCCTCCACCGGAGCGGCGGCTTCGAAGACCGAGATGTCGAAGCTGGACGAGCCACAGATCCCCGAAGACGCCAGCGGTTTGGAAGTCGACACACGCATCGCGGGTCGGTATTCCGACTGA
- a CDS encoding molybdopterin-dependent oxidoreductase: MIAGVAAAAVALGVAQLVGIPFGARADARAAIGSVAVDLTPGPIKEWAIQSLGSLDKLFVAVVVLVVIATIAAIAGTLETQRRPLGSAMVGGAGVLGCIAVLSRQGATALDTIPTVAGAACGVATLRVLTRRFWPALGDPGDRADHDEPDAGRRRLIMLGLLGFGVVSGVAGAVITRLVHSVAADRNSFTLPRPRTSAPPIPADVQPNGVALPSFVTAGADFYRVDTALSVPQLSHGDWRLRIHGMVDHEATYSFDDLAHFDLVETVTTLTCVSNPVGGKLISTGIWTGYRVADLLAVARAHGDADMMLSTSIDGFTAGTPVQALTDGRDALLAVGLNGQPLPIEHGYPARLVVPGLYGYVSATKWVVEMELTRFDRAAAYWTRQGWAPRGPIKTESRIDVPKGGQKVPMGPVVFGGVAWAQNRGVRTVEVLIDDGVWQPAEQGASYSNETWRLWRFPWQAKSPGKHSITVRATDNTGGTQTADQVGTVPDGATGWHTVDFTVVKT, encoded by the coding sequence ATGATCGCCGGGGTCGCCGCCGCGGCCGTCGCGCTCGGAGTAGCCCAGCTGGTGGGCATCCCGTTCGGTGCGCGGGCCGACGCGCGTGCTGCGATCGGCTCAGTGGCCGTCGACCTGACACCGGGTCCCATCAAAGAGTGGGCAATTCAGAGCCTGGGCTCTCTGGACAAACTCTTCGTGGCCGTCGTCGTGCTCGTGGTGATCGCTACGATCGCTGCAATCGCCGGGACCCTCGAGACTCAGCGTCGCCCGCTCGGTAGCGCCATGGTCGGCGGGGCCGGCGTCCTCGGATGCATTGCAGTGCTGTCGCGGCAGGGTGCGACAGCACTCGACACCATCCCCACCGTCGCGGGCGCCGCCTGCGGCGTGGCGACCCTTCGCGTGCTCACCCGTCGGTTTTGGCCCGCCCTGGGAGACCCGGGAGACAGAGCCGACCACGACGAGCCGGATGCCGGCCGGCGCAGGTTGATCATGTTGGGATTGCTCGGATTCGGAGTAGTGAGTGGCGTGGCCGGTGCGGTCATCACGCGGTTGGTGCATTCGGTGGCCGCTGACCGCAACAGCTTCACACTTCCCCGACCGCGCACATCGGCGCCACCAATACCTGCTGATGTGCAACCGAACGGCGTTGCGCTACCGAGCTTTGTCACCGCCGGCGCCGACTTTTACCGGGTGGACACCGCACTCAGTGTTCCCCAACTCAGCCACGGCGACTGGCGGCTGCGCATCCACGGCATGGTGGACCACGAAGCCACCTACAGCTTCGACGACCTCGCCCACTTTGACCTGGTCGAAACGGTTACGACATTAACCTGCGTGTCGAATCCCGTTGGGGGCAAATTGATTTCGACGGGCATCTGGACAGGCTACCGGGTGGCTGATCTGCTTGCGGTGGCCCGTGCGCACGGAGACGCCGATATGATGCTGTCGACGTCGATCGACGGGTTCACCGCAGGAACGCCAGTGCAGGCACTCACCGATGGTCGCGACGCGCTCCTGGCCGTCGGCCTCAACGGTCAGCCGCTGCCGATCGAGCATGGCTACCCGGCCCGGCTGGTGGTACCCGGGCTCTACGGGTACGTGTCGGCCACTAAGTGGGTCGTCGAGATGGAGCTGACCCGCTTCGACAGAGCAGCGGCGTACTGGACGCGCCAGGGCTGGGCACCGCGTGGGCCCATCAAGACCGAGTCGCGGATCGATGTGCCGAAAGGTGGTCAGAAAGTGCCGATGGGGCCCGTCGTTTTTGGCGGTGTCGCGTGGGCACAGAATCGCGGCGTGCGGACCGTAGAGGTCCTCATCGACGATGGCGTGTGGCAGCCCGCTGAACAGGGCGCGAGCTATTCCAACGAGACGTGGCGGTTGTGGAGGTTCCCCTGGCAGGCGAAAAGCCCAGGGAAACACTCCATCACCGTGCGCGCCACCGACAACACCGGAGGCACCCAAACGGCAGATCAGGTTGGTACCGTCCCCGACGGCGCCACCGGCTGGCACACGGTGGACTTCACGGTGGTGAAGACATGA
- the kdpA gene encoding potassium-transporting ATPase subunit KdpA, producing MSAASWAQIAAVFALLVISTPILGGYLAKVYRNEKAPGDRVFLPVERLVYRLLRIDPDGEQRWIAYVGSVVALTVVGVLLNYLVFRVQHLLPGNPDHLHGVSPPLAFNTAVSFVTNTNWQNYTGESTLSQFSQMFALVVHQFLSAATGMALAAAFIRGVIRTRTTTLGNFWVDTVRSLVRVLVPLSFVFAIVLLAAGVIDNFHPTQVVHTISSMGTPATGAQQSIPGGPVASMVPIEMIGDNGGGYFGANMAHPFQNPNPVINVLTIWLAAAIPFAFPWAYGRLVGSMRQATVVIVAMATLYVFSVVAVAALEAHGNSHLAQLGVVQAATGTNPGGNLEGKDLRLGATGSALNAVTMTGTSTGGVNSAVESYTPLGGGLPMSDMMLGEVIPGGTGTGLYGMLIFVLITAFIAGLMVGRTPMYLGKRLLAGDMTLAAIYILVLPVTVLSFAGISLLLPSAAHQISATGPHAVTETVYAFTSAAHNNGSAFAGLAGNTLWYNSTLGLAMWVGRFFEIIPALALAGSLARKRRYTVTAGTLRTDTPLFTALLAAIVVILVGLTYFPVLALGPLAEHFSGHFGV from the coding sequence ATGTCTGCAGCGAGTTGGGCACAGATCGCGGCAGTGTTCGCGCTGCTGGTCATCAGCACCCCGATTTTGGGCGGTTACCTCGCTAAGGTGTACCGCAATGAGAAGGCGCCCGGCGATCGGGTGTTTCTTCCCGTGGAGCGGCTGGTCTACCGGTTGCTGCGCATCGACCCAGATGGTGAGCAACGCTGGATCGCTTATGTTGGCTCGGTGGTGGCGCTGACCGTCGTCGGCGTGCTGCTGAACTACCTTGTTTTTCGCGTGCAACACCTGCTGCCGGGCAATCCCGATCACCTCCACGGAGTGAGTCCGCCACTGGCCTTCAACACGGCGGTCAGCTTCGTGACCAATACGAACTGGCAAAACTACACCGGCGAATCCACGCTGAGCCAGTTCAGTCAGATGTTCGCACTGGTGGTGCACCAGTTTTTGTCCGCGGCCACCGGGATGGCGCTGGCAGCGGCGTTCATTCGCGGCGTGATCCGAACGCGGACAACGACATTGGGGAACTTCTGGGTCGACACGGTGCGGTCGCTGGTGCGGGTGTTGGTGCCGCTGAGCTTCGTGTTCGCCATCGTGCTGCTCGCCGCGGGCGTGATCGACAACTTCCATCCGACACAGGTCGTCCACACCATCTCATCGATGGGCACACCCGCCACCGGCGCCCAGCAAAGCATCCCCGGTGGTCCGGTGGCGAGCATGGTGCCGATCGAAATGATCGGCGACAACGGCGGCGGCTACTTCGGCGCCAATATGGCCCATCCGTTCCAGAATCCCAACCCGGTCATCAACGTGCTCACCATCTGGCTGGCCGCTGCGATTCCGTTCGCTTTCCCATGGGCCTACGGCCGGCTGGTTGGATCCATGCGCCAAGCGACGGTCGTGATCGTGGCCATGGCCACCCTGTATGTGTTCTCGGTGGTGGCGGTGGCAGCTCTAGAGGCCCACGGCAATTCGCACCTTGCTCAGCTAGGCGTCGTCCAGGCCGCCACGGGCACCAATCCCGGCGGCAACCTGGAGGGCAAGGATTTGCGCCTCGGGGCGACCGGATCGGCATTGAACGCCGTCACCATGACCGGCACCTCTACCGGTGGGGTGAACTCGGCCGTGGAGAGCTACACGCCGCTGGGCGGCGGCCTGCCGATGTCGGACATGATGCTCGGGGAGGTCATTCCCGGCGGCACCGGCACCGGTCTATACGGGATGTTGATCTTCGTGCTGATCACCGCGTTCATCGCGGGGCTGATGGTCGGGCGCACCCCGATGTATCTAGGTAAACGCTTGCTGGCCGGGGACATGACGTTGGCGGCGATCTACATCCTGGTACTGCCGGTCACCGTGTTGAGCTTCGCCGGGATCTCGCTGCTGCTGCCGTCGGCCGCCCACCAGATCTCCGCGACCGGGCCGCACGCGGTGACCGAGACCGTTTACGCGTTCACCTCTGCCGCGCATAACAACGGGTCGGCATTTGCCGGGCTGGCCGGCAACACCCTCTGGTACAACTCGACGCTGGGTCTGGCCATGTGGGTTGGGCGATTCTTCGAGATCATTCCGGCGCTGGCACTGGCAGGCTCGCTGGCGCGCAAACGCAGGTACACGGTCACCGCCGGAACCTTGCGTACTGACACACCGCTGTTCACCGCGCTGCTCGCCGCGATCGTCGTGATTTTGGTAGGTCTAACTTATTTCCCGGTGTTGGCTCTTGGACCGCTGGCCGAGCACTTCTCCGGGCACTTCGGAGTCTGA